The genomic region GAAAGAGCTAGTGCTAGAGAGACGGCTACTAGAGTAGCAATAGGCGGACTGTGCAAACTATTATTAAAAGAATTAGATATTTATATATATAGCCACGTTATTGAAATAGGAGGTATTAAATCAAGCAAAAATATATACGACAAACTTACTCTTGAAGAACTTCAATTAGCAGATGATTCACTTTTACGAGTACTAGATAAGGATTCTGAAAAACTAATGATTAAAAAAATAAATGATGCAAAAAAAGTAGGAGATACATTAGGTGGTATAGTAGAGGTGATTGCTATAAATGTCCCTGTAGGATTAGGAAGCTATGTTCAATGGGACAGAAGATTAGATGGAAGAATAGCCAAAAGCATAATGAGCATACCTGGTATAAAAGGAGTAGAAATAGGTAAGGGCTTTGGATCGTCAAAGAGCTTAGGCTCGGAAATTCATGATGAAATATTTTATAAAAAAGGTTATTATCGCGGTAGCAATAATGCTGGTGGAATAGAAGGGGGAGTTTCTAACGGTGAAAATATTATTGTGAGAACTGTAATGAAACCTATTCCCACATTAAAAAAACCTTTGAAGAGTGTTGATATAAAAAGTAAGGAAGATACTGTAGCCCAGGTAGAACGCTCAGATATAATAGCAGTGCCATCATTAAGTATTGTAGCTGAAGCTATGTTAGCTTATACAATAGCCAATGAAATAGTAATTAAATTTAGTGGTGATGATTTAAAGGAAATAAAAAGAAACTTTGTAAATTATAAAAATTCTATAGATAGTAGGTGATTCAATGGACACAATTATAGGTTCAAAGACCTTAGAGAAATTACCAGATATATTAGTTCGAAATAATTATAAAAAGCTCTTTATAATAACAGATGAAAATGTATCTAAAATATATTTAGATAAAATATTAAATATTTTATCTAGTTTTCAAGTAAAGACTTATGTACTTAAACCTGGTGAAAAAAGCAAAAGATTAAAAATAGTATTAAATATATATGATGAATTAATAGGGTATAATTTTAATAGAAATGGAGTTATTTTAAGTATTGGTGGTGGGGTAGTAGGTGATATATCTGGATACGTTGCTTCTACATATATGAGAGGTGTAAATTATATTCAAATACCTACTACATTATTGGCACAGGTAGATAGTAGTATAGGAGGTAAAGTTGGAGTTGACTATAAGGGATTAAAAAATATTATAGGCTCTTTTTATTTCCCCATAAAAACTATTATAGATGTAGAATTTTTAAAAACTTTAAATAATAGAGAAATGATTTCAGGAATAGGGGAAGTATTCAAGTATGGCCTAATAGAAGATTATAATTTTTTTAATTATGTAAAGAAAAACATAGAAAATATAT from Tissierellales bacterium harbors:
- the aroC gene encoding chorismate synthase encodes the protein MISFITSGESHGKEILGVIDGFPANLYVNIDYINNELKRRQQGYGRSERMKMENDKIEILSGVNKNYTTGNPISFTIENKGYKKNMDSITKPRPGHADLAGTIKYGHNDIRNVLERASARETATRVAIGGLCKLLLKELDIYIYSHVIEIGGIKSSKNIYDKLTLEELQLADDSLLRVLDKDSEKLMIKKINDAKKVGDTLGGIVEVIAINVPVGLGSYVQWDRRLDGRIAKSIMSIPGIKGVEIGKGFGSSKSLGSEIHDEIFYKKGYYRGSNNAGGIEGGVSNGENIIVRTVMKPIPTLKKPLKSVDIKSKEDTVAQVERSDIIAVPSLSIVAEAMLAYTIANEIVIKFSGDDLKEIKRNFVNYKNSIDSR
- the aroB gene encoding 3-dehydroquinate synthase gives rise to the protein MDTIIGSKTLEKLPDILVRNNYKKLFIITDENVSKIYLDKILNILSSFQVKTYVLKPGEKSKRLKIVLNIYDELIGYNFNRNGVILSIGGGVVGDISGYVASTYMRGVNYIQIPTTLLAQVDSSIGGKVGVDYKGLKNIIGSFYFPIKTIIDVEFLKTLNNREMISGIGEVFKYGLIEDYNFFNYVKKNIENILEKNDQVLIYLVEQSVNIKKKIVKLDELDNGVRRKLNFGHTIGHSIEGLYNFDKYNHGEAVILGMLYESFISKEIGLIDTIYFKKIYDTLTKLITPIHFNEEEKNKMINIMDHDKKNVNNKIGFILPVGRGRVNIFYNIQKTTIKKALEGKWI